GCGGTCAAAACGGGCAGCGGCAAGTCGATCCCGGCCGATCTGACCGTATGGGCGGCGGGCATCCGTGCGCCGGCGATCCTGGGCGAGCTGGGGTTGCCGTTGAGCAGGCTGGGGCAGGTGGTCGTCTCGCGCACGCTGCAGGTGGAAGGCGACGATGCCATCTATGCCTTCGGCGACTGCGCGAGCTGCCCGTGGCCCGAAGCGTCGACCAGCGTGCCCCCGCGTGCCCAGGCCGCGCACCAGCAGGCGACTTATCTTTACAAGGCAATGCGTCGCCGGTTGCAAGGCAAGCCCGTGGAGCCGTTCGGCTTCAAGGACCTGGGCTCGCTGGTGTCGCTCGGCCATTTCAGCGCGGTCGGCAGCCTGATGGGCGGGCTGATCGGCGGCACGATGTTCATCGAGGGGATGATGGCGCGGCTGATGTACACGTCGCTGTACCGCATGCACGTGATGGCGCTGCACGGTTTCGTGCGCATGGCGCTGGATACCGTCACGCACTGGCTGCGCAGCAAGACCAATCCGCGGGTCAAGCTACACTAGCCGTCTCGTTGACCGTCGTCGCCTTCGGGCGCTGGGAGAGTGCGATGCCTGAGCTTGATGCAGAAGTGGAAAGTCTGGTGCCCGGCCGCGGCTTCGACCGCCGCGGCTTCATGAAGACGGCGCTGGGCTCGGCGTTTGCGGCAGCGGTGCTGCCGGTGTCGGCGCAGGCCATCCATACCGATTTCAACGGGCTGACGGCGGGCGAGGTGACCGTGCCCGTCGGCGATTTCAAGATGCCGGCCTACCGTGCCCAGCCGGAAGGCAAGACCAGGCTGCCGACGGTGATCGTCGTCAGCGAGATCTTCGGTGTGCACGAATACATCGCCGATGTCTGTCGGCGCTTCGCCAAGCTCGGCTATCTGGCCATCGCGCCGGAGCTGTTCGCGCGCCAGGGCGACCCGCGGTCCTACGGCACCATCCAGGAGCTGCAGGCCAACGTGATCTCCAAGATGCCCGACGCGCAGGTCTCCGGCGACCTGGATGCCACCGTGGCGTGGATCAAGCAGAACGGCGGCGATCCGGCGCGCATCGGCATCAACGGATTCTGCTGGGGCGGACGCCAGGCCTGGCTGTTCGCCGAACACAGTCCGGACATCAGGGCCGCGGTGGTGTGGTACGGCCACCTGAAGGGCAATCCGACCGCGCTGCAGCCGGCCTTCCCGATCGACAAGGTGGCCGACCTGAAGGCGCCGGTGCTGGGCCTGTACGGCGCTAAGGACACCGGCATCACGCAGGACGCCGTCCATGCCATGAAGGAAGCGCTGGAGACCTCCGCCAATCCCAAGGCCAAGGCTTCCCGCCTCATCGTCTATCCAAACTCCGGTCATGCCTTCCACGCCGACTACCGGCCCAGCTACGTCCAGGCGGATGCCGAGGACGGCTGGAAGAAGTGCTTGGCCTGGTTCAAGGACCACGGCGTGGCATAGCCGTCTCTCCGCCCTGACCGAAAGGCCCCACGTGGGCCTTTTGTTTTGCGGCGACGCTGGCAAAGGTCGGCAAAGGCGCATACAATGCCTTTCTTCTTGCAACTCTGTTGCGTTTGTTGGCGACCGCCGCATGACCGCTGATTCCACCCTGTTAGGTATTCTTCTCGCCACCGCGCTGTCCGGCATCGGCAGCATGGCCGGCGCCGCCGCCCTGTCGCTGACCGTGCTCGCGCGCGTGGTCGACCGCATGGTCAGTTTCTCCGTCGGCGTGCTGCTGGCGACTTCGCTGCTGCACTCGCTGCCCGAGGCGTTCGAGTCGCACCACGGCATCGAACCCAATACCCACGCCTTGTTCGCCACGTTGCTGGCGGGGCTGCTGGGCTTCTTCCTGCTGGAGAAGATCTCGCTGATCCGCCATTCGCACCACCACGAGGGCGATGGCCATGGCCACCATCACGGCCATGACCGGCAGGAAGCGGGCCGCAGCGGGCTGATGATCCTGGTGGGCGACGGCCTGCACAACTTCTCCGACGGCATCGTCATCGCCGCGGCTTTCCTGGCGGATACGCGCGTCGGCATCGTCACCGCGCTGGCGATCGCGGCGCACGAGATCCCGCAGGAGATCGGCGACTTCATGGTGCTGCTCAACGCCGGCTTCTCCAAGACGCGCGCCTTCGTCTACAACCTGATCTGCAGCGTGTGCGCGCTGGTGGGGGCGGTGCTCGGCTACTACCTGCTGGACCGCATGACGGCGTGGATTCCGTACGTGCTGGTGGTGGCCTCCAGCAGCTTCATCTACATTGCCGTGTGCGACCTGATGCCACAGATGAAGCGCCGGCCGCACTGGCAGGAGTCCGCCGTGCAGATCGCGCTGGTTGTGGCGGGCATCGCGATGATCTTCCTGCTGACCGACGGTCTGCACCATCACGCGCATTGATCGCCCGGCGAGCGGGCCCGCATGAAGAAAGCCCGGCAGTGCCGGTAATGCCGTTCAGTTAAGGCAAAAAAGGCCGCCCCGATTGACGTCGGGGCGGCCTTTTTCCTTGTTGTTGACTCAGTTCGCGTTGCTGCGAGCCAGCCAAGTCACGCTTAACTGAACTGCATTACGGCAGTGCCGGGTTTTTTGCTGGCTGCGCCCGGGGGGCGCCGGCGTCAGGGATTCGGTCCGGTGGCCACGGGGCGCGCCGGATCGCTGACCCATTCGCTCCACGAGCCGGCATAGAGCGCGGCGCCGGGCAGCCCGGCCACTTCCATCGCCAGCAGGTTGTGGCTGGCGGTCACGCCCGAGCCGCATTGCAGCACGGTGTCCTCCGGCCGGGCGCCGGCCAGCACGGTCTCGAAATCGCTGCGCAGCCGGGCCGCGGGCTTGAAGGTGCCGTCGGCCTGCAGGTTGTCGCGGAAGAAGCGGTTGCGGGCGCCGGGGATGTGGCCGCCGACCGGGTCGAGGGTCTCGTTCTCGCCGCGGTAGCGGTCCGGCGCACGGGCATCGATGATCGGCAGGGCCGGTTGGCCCAGGCGCTTGAGCACCAGGTCGGCGGTCATCAGCGGCACCAGGGACGGCTTGCGGCCCAGGTTGCCCGGTGTGGCGCTCAACTGCAGTTCGTCCGGCACCACGCTGTCGACCGGCAGGTGCATGGCCTCCCAGGCCTGCAGCCCGCCGTCGAGCACGGCGGCGTCGGCATGGCCGACCCAGCGCAGCAGCCACCACAGCCTCGCGGCGAACATGCCGGCCTGCCGGTCGTAGGCGA
The sequence above is drawn from the Ralstonia solanacearum K60 genome and encodes:
- a CDS encoding dienelactone hydrolase family protein, with the protein product MPELDAEVESLVPGRGFDRRGFMKTALGSAFAAAVLPVSAQAIHTDFNGLTAGEVTVPVGDFKMPAYRAQPEGKTRLPTVIVVSEIFGVHEYIADVCRRFAKLGYLAIAPELFARQGDPRSYGTIQELQANVISKMPDAQVSGDLDATVAWIKQNGGDPARIGINGFCWGGRQAWLFAEHSPDIRAAVVWYGHLKGNPTALQPAFPIDKVADLKAPVLGLYGAKDTGITQDAVHAMKEALETSANPKAKASRLIVYPNSGHAFHADYRPSYVQADAEDGWKKCLAWFKDHGVA
- a CDS encoding ZIP family metal transporter, giving the protein MTADSTLLGILLATALSGIGSMAGAAALSLTVLARVVDRMVSFSVGVLLATSLLHSLPEAFESHHGIEPNTHALFATLLAGLLGFFLLEKISLIRHSHHHEGDGHGHHHGHDRQEAGRSGLMILVGDGLHNFSDGIVIAAAFLADTRVGIVTALAIAAHEIPQEIGDFMVLLNAGFSKTRAFVYNLICSVCALVGAVLGYYLLDRMTAWIPYVLVVASSSFIYIAVCDLMPQMKRRPHWQESAVQIALVVAGIAMIFLLTDGLHHHAH
- a CDS encoding sulfurtransferase, which translates into the protein MSERAPRYATLITAPQLAALQQNAPRNTVVFDCSFDLANPAAGREAYRASHISGAFYLHLDNELSGPKTGTNGRHPLPDADAFVARMRALGVNDDTQVVAYDRQAGMFAARLWWLLRWVGHADAAVLDGGLQAWEAMHLPVDSVVPDELQLSATPGNLGRKPSLVPLMTADLVLKRLGQPALPIIDARAPDRYRGENETLDPVGGHIPGARNRFFRDNLQADGTFKPAARLRSDFETVLAGARPEDTVLQCGSGVTASHNLLAMEVAGLPGAALYAGSWSEWVSDPARPVATGPNP